A single window of Aspergillus puulaauensis MK2 DNA, chromosome 5, nearly complete sequence DNA harbors:
- the MIR1 gene encoding putative mitochondrial phosphate carrier protein (Mir1) (COG:C;~EggNog:ENOG410PFA1;~InterPro:IPR018108,IPR023395;~PFAM:PF00153), producing MASNTAPKVDAPAAPAPLSGLQLYSRFAFAGAVCCSVTHGALTPVDVVKTRIQLDPATYNRGMIGGFRQVVANEGAGALLTGFGPTAAGYFLQGAFKFGGYEFFKQQWINQLGLENASKNRTAIYLASSATAEFFADIALCPLEATRIRLVSQPEFASGLLSGFSKILKNEGIGAFYSGFGPILFKQVPYTMAKFVAFEKFSEAIFTVVDKNTLSDGGKTGVNLGAGLLAGFAAAIVSQPADTMLSKINKTQGLPGEGTTSRLIKIAKELGLKGSFSGIGARLFMIGTITAGQFAIYGDIKRLLGATGGVEIAPSK from the exons ATGGCCTCCAACACTGCTCCTAAGGTCGACGCTCCGGCCGCCCCTGCTCCCCTCTCTGGGCTCCAGCTCTACTCCAGATTCGCCTTCGCTGGTGCTGTCTGCTGCTCCGTCACCCACGGTGCTCTCACCCCTGTCGATGT CGTCAAGACCAGAATCCAGCTTGACCCGGCTACATACAACCGCGGTATGATCGGTGGTTTCCGCCAGGTCGTTGCCAACGAGGGTGCTGGCGCTCTCCTTACCGGTTTCGGTCCTACCGCCGCCGGTTACTTCCTCCAGGGTGCCTTCAAGTTCGGTGGTTATGAATTCTTCAAGCAGCAGTGGATCAACCAGCTCGGTCTTGAGAACGCCTCCAAGAACCGTACTGCCATCTACCTCGCCTCGTCCGCTACCGCTGAATTCTTCGCCGACATTGCCCTCTGCCCCCTTGAAGCTACCCGTATCCGTCTTGTCTCTCAGCCCGAGTTCGCTAGCGGTCTTCTGAGCGGTTTCAGTAAGATCCTCAAGAACGAGGGTATTGGCGCTTTCTACTCTGGTTTCGGTCCCATCCTCTTCAAGCA GGTTCCTTACACCATGGCCAAGTTCGTCGCTTTCGAGAAGTTCTCCGAGGCCATCTTCACTGTTGTCGACAAGAACACCCTCTCCGACGGTGGTAAGACTGGTGTCAACCTTGGTGCTGGCCTCCTTGCTGGTTTCGCTGCCGCCATCGTCTCCCAGCCCGCCGACACCATGCTTTCCAAGATCAACAAGACCCAGGGTCTCCCTGGTGAGGGCACCACCAGCCGTCTGATCAAGATCGCCAAGGAGCTTGGTCTCAAGGGCAGCTTCTCCGGTATTGGTGCTCGTCTCTTCATG ATTGGTACCATCACTGCCGGTCAGTTCGCCATCTACGGTGACATCAAGCGTCTTCTCGGTGCCACCGGTGGTGTCGAGATTGCTCCCTCCAAATAG
- a CDS encoding uncharacterized protein (COG:S;~EggNog:ENOG410Q2JW;~TransMembrane:4 (i28-48o60-80i92-112o118-145i)): MSTISQYHEIGSPAQPVSQPTGKPSRRFLAPVASHLALVGFLVMPLAFGDEPHVNKTVTVIVASILIGIAYSLSLFLVLLHFDERMHLIQSLLVPCLISNALALFNVLINILCRDLLPLGLLEILCLSFSAAFAFLYALCALWLYSRDVNEAVGNSNRGTILLTDEEMQRQQLRRLLEQNSSRKSLSPRAVQKTYRVNHPDRLNSFLPPPNEEGYFS; the protein is encoded by the exons ATGTCGACGATTTCTCAATATCATGAGATTGGGTCGCCAGCCCAGCCCGTCAGCCAGCCGACAGGCAAACCCTCACGCAGATTTCTTGCTCCAGTGGCCTCTCATTTAGCACTCGTTGG GTTTCTGGTGATGCCCTTGGCCTTTGGAGATGAACCCCATGTCAATAAAACAGTCACGGTGATCGTCGCATCTATCTTGATCGGAATCGCATACTCCCTTTCACTCTTCCTGGTCTTATTACACTTTGATGAGCGGATGCACCTGATTCAATCGTTACTCGT TCCTTGCTTAATATCCAATGCCCTTGCGCTATTCAATGTTCTTATCAATATTCTCTGTCGGGACTTGCTGCCCTTGGGTCTTCTAGAGATCCTGTGCCTGAGTTTCTCCGCCGCGTTTGCGTTCCTCTACGCCTTGTGCGCACTATGGTTATACTCACGCGATGTCAACGAAGCAGTTGGGAACTCTAACCGGGGAACAATTCTTCTGACCGACGAAGAGATGCAGCGACAGCAGCTGCGGCGTCTTTTGGAGCAGAACTCTTCCAGGAAGTCGCTGAGTCCAAGAGCCGTACAAAAGACCTACCGGGTCAACCACCCTGATCGTCTTAATTCGTTCCTGCCTCCGCCCAACGAGGAGGGATACTTTAGCTGA
- a CDS encoding uncharacterized protein (COG:I;~EggNog:ENOG410PHJJ;~InterPro:IPR003703,IPR029069,IPR042171;~PFAM:PF02551,PF13622;~go_function: GO:0047617 - acyl-CoA hydrolase activity [Evidence IEA];~go_process: GO:0006637 - acyl-CoA metabolic process [Evidence IEA]), whose protein sequence is MPKRATLFEPPQLDSSKAPIENVLDLTPVDDIGPDVFTNTRPLWHPPGARGIYGGAAIAQSLAAAMRTVPADFAVHSMHCYFVLAGDSEIPILYHVERVRDGRSFITRTVQARQRGRPIFTTTLSFSRANSGGKKQLQHASSMPAVPLPTESAPGQQKFDVDSSRDGPFESARAGIVNRDSNPEEKKVRRWVRCRGTISDEGAQHAHLSALAYITDSFFIGTVSRVHNIPRFSSAAELKMALKALKNPSDLDNEDIARSLNELKEEEAADLRRRIEGALTRLQDEKAKRDHKEIGMMVSLDHSIYFHNPWKFRADEWMLTEMESPWAGEGRGLVLQKIWAKDGTLIATCTQEGVVRLKQDEQPRAKI, encoded by the exons ATGCCAAAGCGGGCGACGCTCTTTGAACCTCCACAGTTGGACTCGTCCAAGGCGCCGATCGAAAACGTCCTGGACCTAACGCCTGTGGATGACATTGGACCT GATGTTTTCACCAACACTCGCCCCCTATGGCATCCTCCGGGAGCCCGAGGTATCTACGGCGGAGCCGCAATCGCCCAGTCCCTGGCGGCCGCAATGCGAACCGTCCCCGCCGATTTTGCTGTACACAGCATGCACTGTTATTTCGTCCTCGCGGGCGATTCTGAAATACCGATTCTCTATCACGTTGAGCGAGTCCGCGACGGAAGGAGTTTTATCACGCGGACCGTCCAGGCAAGACAACGGGGGCGGCCCATCTTCACAACCACATTGAGTTTCAGCAGAGCCAATAGCGGTGGAAAGAAGCAGCTTCAACATGCCTCGTCTATGCCTGCTGTTCCGCTTCCGACTGAGTCGGCACCTGGTCAGCAAAAGTTCGATGTCGATAGTAGTCGCGACGGGCCGTTTGAATCAGCTCGCGCTGGCATAGTGAATC GCGACTCCAACcccgaagagaagaaggtcaggCGCTGGGTTCGGTGCAGAGGGACGATCTCGGATGAGGGAGCCCAGCACGCCCACTTGTCCGCTCTCGCATATATCACGGATAGCTTCTTCATTGGCACCGTTTCCCGAGTACATAACATTCCGCGATTTTCGTCCGCCGCGGAGTTGAAAATGGCTTTGAAGGCTTTGAAGAACCCCTCTGATCTCGATAATGAGGATATTGCGCGGTCACTGAATGAGCtaaaggaggaagaggcagcTGATTTGCGACGCCGTATAGAGGGAGCTTTAACAAGACTCCAAGacgagaaggccaagaggGACCACAAAGAAATTGGTATGATGGTCAGCCTCGACCATTCCATTTACTTCCATAACCCTTGGAAATTCCGAGCAGACGAATGGATGCTCACGGAAATGGAGAGTCCGTGGGCCGGTGAGGGGAGGGGCCTTGTGCTCCAGAAGATCTGGGCTAAGGACGGAACTTTGATTGCCACATGCACGCAAGAG GGCGTTGTAAGGCTGAAACAGGATGAGCAACCTCGCGCAAAGATCTAG
- a CDS encoding uncharacterized protein (TransMembrane:2 (o36-53i65-85o)) produces the protein MRMWKERVQIGWEGRSEEIGFVAVELALGGFLLHHHHHYCIFCVLCFFISRSAKIWAGGYLLSKSILFACIGLILNPVFLVSFVLELRCALDSWVEDAARGE, from the coding sequence ATGCGGATGTGGAAGGAAAGGGTGCAGATAGGATGGGAAGGAAGGTCGGAGGAAATTGGTTTCGTTGCGGTTGAGCTTGCACTGGGAGGCTTTTTGTtgcatcaccatcaccattATTGCATTTTCTGCgtgctttgcttttttatttctcGGTCTGCAAAAATCTGGGCGGGCGGCTATCTGCTTTCAAAAAGCATTTTATTTGCGTGCATCGGTCTGATTCTCAACCCTGTCTTTCTTGTATCATTTGTTCTTGAGCTCCGTTGCGCTTTGGACagctgggttgaggatgctgcGCGAGGAGAGTGA
- a CDS encoding heme-dependent oxidative N-demethylase family protein (COG:S;~EggNog:ENOG410PWEF;~InterPro:IPR021848;~PFAM:PF11927;~SECRETED:SignalP(1-41)), translating to MNTLASIGLAILLLTFIALKYQKNLPSWLATAKRIVQRTDCDDIKRMAPYPAQPIKGRDRYRVMMDIRKLDVENWLTLDKNYMDEHVVRSELLANEKKKVLQCLPESYEACLEALEEVVEFLTQRFANMFDMKKNGEETAVYNKVTGETFVFGGDRSGQMDPLEIAVRLTMEDLSILMKNADGEYYLAASASLFPVGWTVAERIGWTISQLHNPVPLWHQQVANSVSKFLCRLTPESPMERSNYFVEVKRPDEKLFDILYRPTTLSEDNPDPSPQDLVVRRERQTFRRLPRTGTIVFGVKTFLTTLDELPMQELENLAREVKSWPEHVGEYKGREIWGAKALEFCEKRRQQQEKEPEKMDV from the exons ATGAACACTCTGGCATCGATTGGGCTTGCAATTCTGTTGCTTACCTTCATCGCCCTCAAGTACCAAAAAAACTTGCCATCATGGCTTGCCACGGCCAAACGCATTGTGCAGCGTACCGATTGCGATGACATTAAGAGAATGGCACCAtacccagcccagcccatcAAGGGGAGGGATAGATACCGGGTCATGATGGATATCCGCAAGCTAGACGTGGAGAACTGGCTCACCTTAGACAAGAACTATATGGACGAGCATGTTGTCAGAAGCGAATTACTTGCaaatgagaagaagaaagtccTCCAATGTCTACCAGAGTCATATGAAGCTTGTCtcgaggcgttggaggaAGTCGTCGAGTTTTTGACTCAACGATTTGCCAACATGTTCGAtatgaagaagaacggcgaGGAAACAGCGGTTTACAACAAGGTGACGGGCGAAACATTCGTTTTCGGTGGAGACAGGTCAGGTCAGATGGACCCTCTTGAGATTGCTGTGAGGTTGACAATGGAGGACCTGAGCATTCTGATGAAGAATGCAGATGGGGAGTATTACCT GGCCGCAAGTGCAAGCTTATTCCCCGTGGGATGGACAGTAGCGGAACGGATTGGATGGACGATCTCCCAGCTGCATAACCCGGTTCCTTTATGGCACCAGCAGGTAGCTAATTCTGTCAGCAA GTTTCTGTGTCGTCTGACCCCTGAGTCCCCTATGGAACGTTCCAACTATTTTGTCGAAGTAAAACGGCCAGATGAGAAACTGTTTGATATTCTGTACCGGCCTACCACTTTATCTGAGGACAACCCGGACCCGTCTCCGCAAGATCTCGTCGTTCGCCGTGAACGGCAGACTTTCCGTAGGCTTCCTCGGACTGGTACAATTGTGTTCGGGGTCAAGACCTTCTTGACCACGCTGGATGAGCTCCCGATGCAGGAGCTTGAGAACTTGGCCAGAGAAGTGAAAAGTTGGCCAGAACACGTGGGTGAATACAAAGGCAGAGAAATCTGGGGAGCGAAGGCGCTCGAATTCTGTGAGAAGAGGCgtcagcagcaggagaaggaaccCGAAAAGATGGATGTTTAA
- a CDS encoding Hsp70 family protein (COG:O;~EggNog:ENOG410PH37;~InterPro:IPR013126,IPR043129), translating to MESMSSRFKSFSWKRSKQQPSVSSVAPAESIHSPSTRTLVSSPPPAPTSNPAPSNASTSSHPGQNSSETSLPMNNQNQMGQPPSYTYNSVAGRPTSPMPPAGGQQMPHPLNTNMPYPGQQTLGAPPVYGMQQQPVGMGRGLPTGPAPYGLRTNPAHEVEGAGRSKASLIVGIDFGTTFSGVAFAFATNNEAREDIITEWPGAGTHTKQKIPTVLYYDQYQEVVGWGPDIANALAPTGYPKQGVQKVEWFKLQLMLSGNTYIDPINLPPLPPGKSEIDVAADYLFKLRQAMRAQLQKTLGEVFTREERNIKYYLTVPAIWNDAGKAATRAAALQAGFLRDENDNRLTLISEPEAAALFCAKTGLLNLKVGDAILIVDCGGGTVDLIAYEVEEEQPFSVAECTAGSGDSCGSTALNRNFSNILRAKIRKMKLPDGSRTAGKVYAKCIMDFENRIKADFRNNGQKWAVDVGIEADFPDAGIEEGYMTFTNEEILQCFEPVVNRILELVRNQIIAIQAQNRNLQNVLVVGGFGASEYLFQQIKLHVPPQYQTKVVRPMDSVAAIVKGAVTAGITERVITHRVARRHYLMATLQPFKEGYHPEQYRVPSLDGRDRCKYTRQIFVQKGERVKIGEPVKVSFFRQVAPGATLMYEDILYACDEDVCPEYTKDPRIKEVVTLTSDLSRKNLETDFERMDTPQGTFYRVYFDIYLTLDGSEFSAELVCQGEVMGRCRAKFR from the exons ATGGAATCGATGAGCTCGCGATTTAAGTCGTTTAGCTGGAAACGAagcaaacaacaaccaagtGTCTCTTCAGTTGCTCCTGCTGAGTCCATCCACTCCCCGTCCACACGAACGCTCGtctcctcgccgcctccagctccgactTCCAATCCCGCCCCCTCGAACGCCTCCACCAGTTCTCACCCCGGCCAAAACTCGTCAGAAACTAGCCTTCCGATGAACAACCAGAATCAAATGGGCCAACCGCCTAGCTACACATACAATTCTGTGGCTGGGCGGCCAACCAGCCCCATGCCCCCCGCTGGTGGGCAACAAATGCCGCACccgctcaacaccaacatgcCTTATCCCGGGCAACAAACCTTGGGAGCTCCGCCCGTCTATggcatgcagcagcagcctgtTGGAATGGGTCGGGGCCTGCCAACGGGGCCTGCCCCGTACGGGCTCCGAACGAACCCCGCCCACGAAGTCGAGGGCGCGGGGCGGAGCAAGGCTTCGCTTATTGTAGGAATTGATTTTGGTACAACTTTTTCTGGTGTCGCATTCGCTTTTGCGACCAACAATGAGGCACGAGAGGATATCATCACCGAATGGCCTGGAGCTGGTACTCACACAAAACAAAAG ATCCCTACTGTTCTGTACTATGACCAATACCAGGAGGTGGTAGGATGGGGTCCCGACATCGCGAATGCGCTGGCTCCAACCGGTTATCCGAAGCAAGGAGTGCAGAAGGTTGAATGGTTCAAGCTCCAACTTATGCTTTCTGGCAACACATACATCGACCCCATCAACCTGCCCCCGCTCCCACCAGGCAAGTCAGAGATTGATGTTGCGGCCGACTACCTCTTCAAGTTACGCCAGGCGATGCGCGCCCAGTTACAAAAGACACTCGGTGAGGTGTTCACAAGAGAGGAACGTAACATCAAGTACTATCTTACGGTGCCCGCGATCTGGAACGATGCAGGGAAGGCGGCGACCCGTGCGGCAGCTCTGCAAGCTGGATTCTTGCGAGATGAGAACGACAACCGCCTGACGCTAATCTCAGAACCGGAAGCCGCCGCACTTTTCTGTGCCAAAACCGGTCTGTTGAACCTCAAAGTCGGTGATGCGATCTTGATTGTCGACTGTGGTGGAGGCACGGTAGATTTGATCGCATacgaggttgaggaagagcagccaTTCAGCGTAGCTGAGTGCACTGCCGGGTCTGGAGACTCGTGCGGTTCGACAGCCCTCAACCGCAATTTCAGTAATATTCTCCGTGCGAAGATCAGAAAAATGAAGCTGCCTGATGGATCGCGAACGGCTGGAAAGGTGTACGCCAAGTGTATCATGGATTTCGAGAACCGTATCAAGGCCGACTTCCGAAACAACGGTCAGAAATGGGCGGTGGACGTTGGTATCGAAGCGGACTTCCCTGATGCCGGAATCGAAGAGGGTTACATGACATTCACCAATGAGGAGATTCTCCAGTGCTTCGAGCCCGTCGTCAACCGCATCCTTGAGTTGGTGCGCAACCAGATCATCGCTATTCAAGCGCAAAACCGGAATTTGCAG AATGTGCTCGTCGTCGGTGGATTCGGTGCATCGGAGTATCTCTTCCAACAAATCAAGCTGCACGTACCGCCTCAGTATCAGACCAAGGTTGTCCGACCCATGGACTCTGTCGCTGCGATTGTCAAAGGTGCCGTGACTGCGGGTATCACAGAACGAGTTATCACTCACCGTGTTGCGCGCCGGCACTACCTGATGGCCACCCTCCAGCCTTTCAAGGAAGGCTACCACCCCGAACAATACCGTGTTCCCAGTCTTGATGGCCGTGACCGCTGCAAGTACACCCGGCAAATATTCGTGCAGAAGGGAGAGCGAGTCAAGATTGGTGAGCCGGTCAAAGTTAGCTTCTTCCGTCAAGTTGCTCCGGGAGCAACTCTCATGTATGAGGATATCCTGTATGCGTGTGATGAGGACGTGTGCCCTGAATACACGAAGGATCCAC GTATCAAGGAGGTCGTTACCCTGACGTCAGATCTTTCGCGCAAGAACCTCGAGACCGACTTCGAGCGCATGGACACACCTCAGGGCACTTTCTACCGTGTATATTTCGACATTTATCTGACGCTAGACGGCAGTGAGTTCAGCGCTGAGTTAGTCTGCCAAGGCGAAGTTATGGGACGATGCCGTGCAAAGTTCAGATAA
- a CDS encoding uncharacterized protein (COG:G;~EggNog:ENOG410PHDA;~InterPro:IPR012901,IPR029063;~PFAM:PF07942), protein MAPNTHAHEHEELDEARSWAGDFDPLGDASERKVLFSAFDSFRQYRRSAHLTTTHRRRQAFYALPKEHWQMLSEPPFSLLDNFNKVDDAIDVNADLADAIVETGLSSFGLPANPDQTDPSQNWHGIATAADVNKAHSTIRQFYRDWSAEGQAERDVCYGPVLEDLDQEFPDKLDRDEYLRVLVPGAGLGRLVFEICRAGFAAEGNEISYHQLLASSWILNHTAGPQAHELYPFALHFSNILSREQQLRKVMIPDVHPGAAMLEAQSTTETPFGTMSMSAADFVVLYSNPSQKDAFDAVATVFFIDTAPNLIRYVQAIRNCLKSGGIWINVGPLLWHFEDSRQRTHSGNDDHEGEHDQGIGEPGGVELTEEEVFLLIERMGFRIEKRQSPEERPDCGYIQDPDSMLRPLYRPSHWLARKS, encoded by the exons ATGGCTCCAAACACGCACGCTCATGAGcacgaggagctggacgaagCCCGTAGCTGGGCCGGCGATTTTGACCCATTGGGAGACGCCTCTGAGCGGAAGGTCCTCTTCTCGGCATTCGATTCATTTAG ACAGTACCGACGGAGTGCCCATTTGACTACTACACATCGGCGGCGCCAGGCATTCTACGCCTTGCCAAAGGAACATTGGCAGATGCTATCAGAGCCGCCGTTCTCACTCCTAGACAATTTTAACAAGGTCGATGATGCCATCGATGTGAATGCGGACCTCGCCGACGCTATTGTCGAGACGGGGCTCTCGTCATTCGGTCTCCCTGCGAATCCAGACCAGACAGATCCGTCTCAAAACTGGCATGGAATTGCAACAGCTGCCGATGTCAACAAGGCTCACTCTACGATCAGACAATTTTACCGGGATTGGAGTGCAGAGGGCCAAGCCGAGAGGGATGTGTGCTACGGGCCCGTTCTGGAAGACCTAGATCAAGAGTTCCCCGATAAACTGGACCGGGATGAATATCTCAGAGTCCTCGTTCCCGGTGCGGGACTGGGAAGACTCGTCTTTGAGATATGTCGGGCCGGGTTCGCTGCTGAAGGGAATGAGATCTCCTATCACCAGTTACTGGCGAGCAGCTGGATTTTGAACCACACTGCCGGCCCGCAGGCTCACGAGTTGTACCCGTTTGCTTTACATTTTTCGAACATACTATCAAgggagcagcagctgcgcaaaGTTATGATCCCGGACGTTCATCCTGGTGCTGCGATGCTGGAGGCCCAGTCTACTACGGAGACACCCTTTGGTACGATGAGTATGTCGGCGGCCGACTTTGTGGTTCTATATAGCAACCCGTCTCAGAAGGATGCGTTTGATGCAGTTGCTACGGTTTTTTTCATCGATACTGCCCCGAATCTTATCCGATACGTCCAAGCGATTCGGAACTGCCTCAAATCTGGCGGGATCTGGATCAACGTTGGACCCTTGCTATGGCACTTTGAGGACAGTCGTCAGCGTACCCACAGCGGGAACGACGACCACGAGGGCGAACATGACCAGGGAATTGGGGAGCCTGGGGGTGTAGAACTgaccgaggaagaagtgtTCCTTCTTATTGAACGCATGGGGTTCAGAATTGAGAAGCGCCAGTCTCCAGAGGAGCGGCCGGATTGCGGCTATATACAAGACCCCGACAGCATGCTCCGTCCCCTATATCGGCCATCACACTGGCTCGCACGAAAGAGCTAG
- a CDS encoding proteasome assembly chaperone 4 family protein (COG:S;~EggNog:ENOG410PQM8;~InterPro:IPR032157;~PFAM:PF16093;~go_process: GO:0043248 - proteasome assembly [Evidence IEA]): protein MAEVQAPALAPQSQLTEVSFPLPNALHTTAHVHLTVLDTCAMVFLATSTPGDSSGTVKPMGSFIYAMPDRVSPRSTISTTLYTSPSTEEYATRIAKILARRMGVPVYVGCSIDPVALGLLPEEEMEGLTGIVDKVMARWDERKGSA from the exons ATGGCCGAAGTCCAAGCACCAGCGCTGGCGCCGCAATCCCAGCTGACGGAGGTGTCATTTCCCCTCCCCAACGCTCTACACACAACAGCCCACGTCCACCTCACTGTGCTGGACACCTGTGCGATGGTCTTCCTTGCTACTTCAACACCGGGAGACTCATCCGGAACAGTGAAACCGATGGGGAGTTTCATTTACGCCATGCCTGAC CGCGTGTCTCCTCGCTCCACCATCTCGACAACGTTATACACCTCTCCCTCGACAGAAGAATACGCCACTCGAATAGCTAAAATTCTGGCCCGGCGCATGGGTGTGCCCGTTTACGTTGGATGCAGCATTGACCCGGTCGCGCTTGGGCTCCTGcctgaggaggaaatggagggcCTGACGGGAATTGTGGATAAGGTGATGGCCAGATGGGATGAGCGGAAGGGCTCCGCATGA